The Methylomonas montana genome has a window encoding:
- a CDS encoding Dyp-type peroxidase — MTTIEKLEDVQGIVFSGYNKYMASCSYYLLKIDDAAKTKPWLKNLVEQNQISHGADKPTEETENRLNLAISYSGFEKLQLDQGSLDSFELSFREGMHSEHRSALLGDRGINDPSKWDWGNEASLVDVLFILFSKDDAIHNASRKYHEKAFKGAGLSVVQRLEAGEKKQNEQGFSVEHFGFADGISDPIVDGFPTTIGAGEIATGEFLLGYPNQYDGKLTKLPRLGAAGEAFGKNGTYLVLRQLKQDVGAFWKFMEEEAARQGITADYLASKFVGRWKSGAVVEPHQHTDPNKVDNSFNFTKDPNGVGCPLGSHIRRANPRAVGLGATEAESLKVANRHRILRRGRSYGTFLDNPAQDDGKDRGLVFICLNANIERQFEFVQHTWINNVKFAGLYDEDDPLIGSGVAENRNFTIQDEPLRRRVCGFQQFVTTRGGSYFFLPSLSALGLLGSS, encoded by the coding sequence ATGACCACCATAGAAAAATTAGAAGACGTTCAAGGTATCGTGTTTAGCGGCTACAACAAGTACATGGCCAGTTGTAGTTATTATCTGTTGAAAATCGACGATGCCGCCAAGACCAAACCCTGGCTAAAAAACCTGGTCGAACAAAACCAGATCAGCCACGGCGCGGATAAACCCACCGAGGAAACCGAAAACCGCCTGAACCTGGCGATCAGTTATTCCGGTTTCGAAAAACTGCAACTGGATCAAGGCAGTTTGGACAGTTTTGAGCTGTCATTCCGGGAAGGCATGCATTCCGAACATCGTTCCGCGTTACTTGGCGACCGCGGCATCAACGATCCGAGCAAGTGGGACTGGGGCAACGAAGCCAGCTTGGTGGACGTGTTATTCATCCTGTTTTCCAAGGATGACGCCATTCACAACGCCAGCCGCAAATATCATGAAAAAGCCTTTAAAGGCGCCGGTTTAAGCGTGGTGCAGCGTTTGGAAGCCGGCGAGAAAAAGCAAAACGAGCAAGGTTTCTCGGTGGAGCATTTCGGCTTTGCCGACGGCATTTCCGACCCGATAGTGGATGGCTTTCCAACCACCATCGGTGCCGGCGAAATCGCCACCGGCGAATTTTTGCTGGGTTATCCGAATCAATACGATGGCAAGCTCACCAAACTGCCGCGGCTGGGCGCGGCCGGCGAAGCCTTCGGCAAGAACGGCACTTATCTGGTGTTGCGCCAGTTGAAACAGGATGTCGGCGCCTTCTGGAAATTCATGGAAGAAGAGGCCGCTCGTCAGGGCATCACCGCCGACTATCTGGCGTCCAAATTTGTTGGCCGCTGGAAAAGCGGCGCGGTGGTTGAGCCGCATCAGCATACCGATCCGAATAAAGTCGACAACAGCTTCAACTTTACCAAAGACCCGAACGGTGTCGGCTGTCCGTTGGGCTCGCACATTCGCCGCGCCAACCCGCGGGCGGTAGGTTTGGGCGCTACCGAAGCAGAATCGCTGAAAGTCGCCAACCGCCATCGCATCCTGCGCCGCGGCCGCAGCTACGGCACTTTTTTGGACAACCCGGCGCAAGACGACGGCAAGGATCGCGGCCTGGTGTTCATCTGCCTGAACGCCAATATCGAGCGCCAGTTCGAATTTGTGCAACATACCTGGATCAATAACGTTAAATTTGCCGGCTTGTACGACGAAGACGACCCGTTGATTGGCAGCGGCGTAGCGGAGAACCGCAATTTCACGATTCAGGATGAACCATTACGGCGGCGGGTTTGCGGGTTTCAGCAGTTTGTCACGACTCGGGGCGGGAGTTATTTCTTTTTGCCGAGTTTGAGTGCGCTGGGGTTGTTGGGGAGTTCTTGA
- a CDS encoding cytochrome P450, producing the protein MIKPGNSRRGLKSKQPYRLLTIPVSHICELVRWMLDRGGVPYCEQYNGPVIHLLTFKLAGASASAMPALVTSEATLSSLRASLEYIDARLPAELRLYPDDADGRAKTDRLLELLLDKFSLATRNYGYSMLLPHKDLLLPVWSRRVPGWQKLILDKAYPWISQTMQKNLPADPGQAEPSKRQIEAIFAEIDALLADGRAYLLGDKPSIADYCLAALSAPVVLPAQYGGDQLPFDALPQAYKDFSAQLRNTATGALALKMYREHRPAPQAALDHHPTSTTPQNIVSYYLARGVAMLTGAAVQRVLFGLLRKHKPVLVLGKRALVTRDSDVRETLARDTEFTIAEINAPNMQRLNGPFFLGMDRSETYSKEQGALRRVIKPGEDQLIRRIARQHCEDMIQAALPVGRIDMVSQLARPVARRFIRDYLGVPGPDEVTMMRWMRSLFHDLFLNLSNDRSIQITAEQSFRELGPYLLNLIAERRQRIQQGEAFEDFLSRLIKMGLDGEHDLDDDGIRRNISGLIVGALDTTSMSSTLIVELLLDRPEVLQRARKLVDDEEQLLQLCFDVFRFNTMAAAMRRHCKNGAEIAGVSIPQGCEVFAFTASAMFDESAWPDPLSVRTDRSLDRYLHFGDGMHRCFGEYINRIQIPMIVGSLLRLNNLRKTSGILYDGPFPDQFVLSFDR; encoded by the coding sequence ATGATAAAACCCGGAAACTCGAGGCGAGGCCTTAAATCCAAGCAGCCATATCGTTTGTTGACGATACCGGTATCCCATATTTGCGAACTGGTGCGCTGGATGTTGGATCGCGGCGGTGTGCCGTATTGCGAACAATACAATGGCCCGGTCATACATTTATTGACCTTCAAACTGGCTGGCGCCAGCGCCTCGGCAATGCCGGCGCTGGTCACTAGCGAAGCGACCTTATCCAGTTTGCGGGCGTCGTTGGAGTACATCGACGCCCGCTTGCCTGCCGAGCTGCGCTTGTATCCCGACGATGCGGATGGCCGGGCAAAGACCGATCGATTGTTAGAGTTGCTGCTGGATAAATTCAGTTTGGCGACCCGCAATTACGGTTATTCGATGCTGTTACCTCACAAGGATCTGTTGTTGCCGGTCTGGAGCCGGCGAGTACCGGGCTGGCAAAAACTGATCCTGGATAAAGCCTATCCCTGGATCAGCCAAACCATGCAAAAAAACTTGCCAGCCGATCCGGGCCAGGCCGAGCCCAGTAAAAGGCAGATCGAAGCGATATTCGCCGAGATCGACGCATTGCTGGCGGACGGCAGAGCTTATCTGCTGGGCGATAAGCCCAGCATCGCCGATTATTGCCTGGCGGCCCTGTCAGCGCCGGTGGTCCTGCCGGCGCAATACGGCGGCGATCAGTTGCCCTTCGATGCATTGCCGCAAGCCTATAAAGACTTCTCCGCGCAGCTGCGCAACACAGCGACCGGCGCCTTGGCGCTGAAAATGTACCGAGAGCACAGACCGGCACCGCAAGCGGCACTCGACCATCACCCCACCTCCACCACGCCGCAAAATATCGTCAGTTACTATCTGGCGCGCGGCGTTGCAATGTTGACCGGTGCCGCGGTGCAGCGAGTGTTGTTCGGATTGCTGCGTAAACATAAGCCGGTGTTGGTGCTCGGTAAACGGGCCTTGGTGACCCGCGACAGCGATGTGCGCGAGACGCTGGCGCGCGATACCGAATTTACCATTGCCGAAATCAACGCGCCCAACATGCAGCGCCTGAACGGGCCGTTCTTCCTGGGGATGGATCGCTCGGAAACCTATAGCAAAGAACAGGGCGCGTTGCGGCGGGTGATCAAGCCTGGCGAGGATCAGCTGATCCGCCGCATTGCGCGCCAGCATTGCGAAGATATGATTCAGGCGGCCTTACCGGTAGGTAGGATCGATATGGTGTCGCAATTGGCCCGCCCGGTGGCGCGGCGCTTCATCCGCGATTACCTCGGCGTACCGGGGCCGGACGAAGTGACGATGATGCGCTGGATGCGTTCCTTGTTTCACGATCTGTTTTTGAACCTGAGCAACGACCGCAGCATACAAATCACCGCCGAGCAATCGTTCCGCGAGCTGGGGCCTTATCTATTGAACCTGATCGCCGAGCGCCGACAACGCATCCAACAAGGCGAAGCGTTCGAGGATTTTCTGTCGCGGCTGATCAAGATGGGACTGGACGGCGAGCACGATCTGGATGACGATGGTATCCGCCGCAACATCTCCGGCTTGATCGTCGGTGCGCTGGATACCACCTCGATGTCCAGCACGCTGATCGTCGAATTGCTGCTCGACAGGCCCGAGGTGTTGCAACGCGCCAGGAAGTTGGTCGACGACGAGGAACAGTTGCTGCAACTGTGTTTCGATGTGTTTCGCTTCAACACGATGGCGGCGGCGATGCGCCGGCATTGCAAAAACGGCGCCGAGATTGCCGGCGTATCTATTCCCCAAGGCTGCGAAGTGTTTGCATTCACCGCATCGGCGATGTTTGACGAAAGCGCTTGGCCCGATCCGCTCAGCGTGCGTACCGATAGATCGCTGGACCGTTATCTGCATTTTGGCGACGGCATGCATCGCTGCTTTGGCGAATATATCAATCGGATTCAAATTCCGATGATAGTAGGCAGTTTGCTGCGCTTGAATAATTTAAGAAAAACCAGCGGCATTCTGTATGACGGACCGTTTCCCGATCAGTTTGTACTGAGTTTCGATCGGTAA